The genomic region GctcaagtacagttactagtacaagcatagactcaggtagtgaagattcacagagtatggagcaactggtgcagcaggatatgcatctagatgatatagaggttgatatttcatcctctacagttggcagtaggaaccatgaggttcaagacatacaaagggatactcaggagtctgtgggagctcctaggaagagtacaagatagaggagacaaccagccaagttcaatgactatgtggcattagtcagccagttggtagatagtgaaccttctgGCTATCAGGAAGCTGCAAAGCATCAGGTATGGCAAGATGCTATAGTTGAGGAATATAACTCAATAATGCaaaatgatgtatgggaggtagtgcctagaccaactgatagagcagtagttggatcgcgctggatcttcaagataaagcatggtgcatatggtagcatcgagaaatataaggcgaggtttgtggccaaggggttctctcagaaggagggaatagactatgaggagacatttgctcctatggctaggtatacttctatacaagctgtaatctcatttgcagcacaaatgggatggcaaatccatcaaatggatgtcaagacagcattccttaatggagaattgaaggaggaggtatacatagaacaaccagaaggctttgtagcacacagcaaagagacccacgtgtgcagattaaagaaagccttatacggactcaagcaggctcccagagcatggtatgagcgcattgatacatacttgcaggaaatgggctttgtgaagagtgaggctgatgcgaacctctactacttagtggttgggggtgaggttctcattcttgttctatatgtggattaCTTGTTTCTTACTGGTGCGCTAGGGCTCATAAAGGATTGCAAGAGGGACCTTGtagaagagtttgagatgaagaatttgggacttatgcactactttctaggcatggaggtgtggcagactgatggagagattttccttggtcaagggaaatattgcattgaaatcttgaagagattcgagatggaagattgcaaagccatgtctacactcATGATCaataattggaggaaggtagatgcaTCCAAGGAAAAGGATGTTGATCCCACCCTATATAGGCAACTGATTGGTtcgctcatgtatttggtcaacactaggTCAGATATAGCCTTTGTagtaaactctcttagtcagttcatggtagagccaaagagagtgcattggacgGCGGCTAAGCATGTGTTGCGTTATCTTCATGGTACAGTTGAGTACGGGATCAGATATGTACGAGGTGAAGGTATCAAATTGATAGgctatactgatgcaaattgggcaggcagtacaacggacaaaaggagtacttcaggatgttgtttcagcttgggatcaggagttgttttttggttcagcaggaagcaaaaatctgtggccttgagttcatcagaagcagaatacatagcagccagcatggcgatgtgtgaagctatatggcttcggaagttgctagtagccttgtttggtaagaaggttgagactacggtgatacactgcgacaatcagagttgcatcaagttgactgagaatccagtgtttcatgatagatcgaaacatatagacatcaggtatcacttcatcagggattgtgtacagagggggattgttcaactacagtacatacctacagaggagcaggtagcagacattctgacaaaggcattggggaaggcaaaattcatcttcttcagagataagatgggtgtcgtgcagaacaacttcctcgctaagagggagtgttaattatgggtagcttggacagctgttcgtccttacccagaaataacagcattagttatggatagttttggacagctgttcgtcctgacctagaattagaaaatggttgtttttgtcaaacaagtattgttaggataaaaacaattgttatttaatagtgactctttttaggtgacacctcatagccaaaattagtaattggttattgagttgtcttaatctcagccattggtttgaattaatcttggccgttggttttccaacagagtagtataaaaaggggtcatgggtcatttggaaaacaagaagtcttgagaagaatttgcagtgatagcaaatagtcttgcagtgttagcaagaagCGCAGTGATAGtgttgatatagcagtggaggatatcagcaagagatattaggagtttgtcggagttctgccagtaagaggcaaggaattcttttgtaattcttatattgctgaagattaatatattttccatctgtagaactggttttcccttaggggtttttccagggacgattgttcaaaaatattgtgtccttgtgttgcttatttctttccgtatttttagtgaagttgcagttgtgttatttttcgatatttagctgtaaatttattttcagcagttaaataattttcatgagataggagattaataatcagtgactgcaatagaatttctacaaaGGTAACATAGAAGGCGCTAAAATCAAAATTGAAGAAATTACAGAGAAGGATCGTGATTGGAGAAGGTTTTATGTACACAAATTTTTCGCTTTTCTGTAAACAAACTGTAAATGCCTTCCAGGCATAACGaaaaaattgtcttacaataaGGAAAATATATTAGCAGACAATATATGTCGTTTACACAGTTGCAAACATGCCATATAAACGCTAGCAGGAAATCGCTAGCAGGAAATCATGGAGAGACTGTAGCGGACATCATACTTTTGAATTCCGAAAAATCTAACACTCCATTGCAGTCTGAATCAAATCTGCATATCATTTTCTCGCACTCCTGTGGTTGCTGCGAATGTGGAATTAATCCCAGCCTGGACAGAACTCGTTGTAGCTCCTCACAAGAGATATATCCGTCTTTATTCTCATCAAAAATCTTGAATGCCTCCATCAAATCTTCTGACCCATTTTCTTCTTCGTCTTCTTCGTGGTTGAAGATGAAGTGATATAAATCAACAAACGCTTCGAATTGAAGACCATCGCCATAATCACCGGCACCTTTGTTTCCGACCATTAATCTCAAATCTTCTACTGACATTACTATTCCGATCTTGTTTGTGAATTGACAGATTTCATGGACGGTAACGGCTCCATCAGCATTTTTCTCGAGTAGTTCATATACTCTTCGAATTTCTTTCAGATCAGCCATTTCAAGAGAGAGAAAACGCAGCTATTAGCTCTGGAGTCTAAATATATAAGTGTAAAATTGAATCGATCGCTGAGAGTAAAGAGCAATAGATATTTATCCACTGTGAATATGATATACGATCTCCTGTGTGGTTAAAAGAATTAATCCATATTTATAAGAGGCAGAAAAGAAGGTTGGAGGGCATTGCAAGGAATAAGAATGGTTCGACGGTAGAAGATGTGAAGAAGCGCAGAGGTTGTGTGTCCACATTTGAAGACGCGTGACCGTTGCTTCGAGATATCTTCGGCATCGTCACGATTGAGGAGAATTTTTTGCCCATAgaaattttaaaataaagaaaatcaaatggTATTTGACGCTATGATGTGGAATTTAAGCGTCCCTGCCGTATTCCTCGAATCCGAATGTTCTCTGTGTGGAAATAGGGCAACGTGTCTCCAGCATGCGGAATGGACTTTTTTAAACACAGTAATTTTTAGTAAAAAGTGAGCTGCTCCCACGTACAAAATGAGGCGCATTTTGATTGGAGTTGTTAGGGGAGAGGACCAGTAGTTGTACGGGGTTCAATAGTCGTTATAGCAATTGTGCATATAATATCTagtcttgccacatatttatactgtataatgtaaataaataatccgcatgtaaataaaaaaaatgccaaatgttgatcaaaatggaccaatacttgaacataaaagaacctataaatattatataaaaaaggtataaatacattaattaacaggtgaaatagatcattttttgtttcaaataaaatatcatagctatccactataagtgtgtcatttataaaataagatactcacataaacaattaatgttatcatagtgaaaaaatattattcttatgtgtacaactattggggtagcaatgtatatgcattggagtatttcatatttgtaatttgtcttatcacaaatataaaaggtgaacacaataaataccttgtttttctccatgaaatgtgagggattgtctaaagatttaagtgttcaacaattggtcccttTGTGTTCATAAAGCTTTATTTTATATCATAATATGTtgttttgtgttcaactattggtcctttggtgttggatataaaagttagagataacacacatttatgattactaataggtatttagtccatttaagtttcatataagttatattttacataaaattACGATATAAtattaattacaaatgatatttttttattcaacaaatagggatttttagattaagttttggtcgaatctttaaaaagtcatttttttgacACTTCGCACTAGACGTGTTATTTTGACAACTTGCATGATGAGTCAcaccttcaaaccttagttgtagatagttaagtgtccatattacatttctaaaaaaaaatgaaggtcttacgatattccatgtgacggctacatgttgatgaagttagccctaacgactactggtccctctcccctagtGTACGTTCACCCTACGTATCTTGTTTGATCATTATTtaacaaatatatttatatattatttttttcggGCTTTTTctctgtaattttttttaaaaagatttatttatttttaactagtttagattttattttttaattatatttatctgATACAATGTATAGCTTTTAAATAGATAGGAAATAATCAGGCCACCACAACAAATAAAGGatttataataataaatacaatatgattttacatataaataaatatcttttttcattcaaaataacaATTGTTTTGGTTCTTATGgtttttttttctatttgctaGTCTTTTAGTTTAATTGTTGGCTCTCTGTTCACCCTATTGGGTTTTTGTTGTGCATCCCTCATACACTTTTGGTGTTGCTTTGTAGATATCTAATGGTACGAGCCTATCTCGCTTTTATTAATCCAAACAATTGCATCATGCCTTATATAGAGGTCTTCCTCATTCATTATAACTTGCAAAATTGACAACAAGGGGAATTCTTTATACACATTATAGGCCATGAGAAAGGTAGACTTGCAGTTTTATGCATAGAAACTAAAACACTTAAAAACATAGATATTACTATTTATTAATAGTTACAAAGAAGCACTAGAACCTAATTTATAATTTCTCTCTAAAAATTCAATTGTATATTTGACATTACTAATTTAATTTCTAGTTGCAACATAGCATCATCATCCAAGAATTTGTATGTATCACCAATTTATATTAGAATTTAGATTTATATTATATGATCTCTTTCATTTTTGTTCATCTATCCTTTTTTGCACTTCACTACTATATAATGGAGTTTCATTATCAATTATTTTAGCCTCTATTCATGCatttcttacagagtttgatatttgaTCATGCTATCCTTAAttctttcatatatttatattttaacaaTACAAATTGTCCTACATTATTTATGGAGATGTTTTTCATTAATGTGAATGAGGAAGGGCCCCAACCTATTACTAATCAGACCAAAAACATTAGAACAACAAAGAGATATGGGATAAAATGACAAAGCTATCCATATGTAACTCAAGTACAAGACAACAAAGTTGAAATGAGCCTAAAACACAAATTACTAAAAAAGGGAGTTAAGATCGAGAAGTGGGCCCAATAGAACAATTTGAGAGTTCTAGGTTGGAAGGGAATGGCCCTTTTTTTTCATCAAACAACTATCCACGATGAATCATCCTTctctagaaaagcaagaaaagtaGTGCTAGTAGAACCCACAAATGTA from Cryptomeria japonica chromosome 3, Sugi_1.0, whole genome shotgun sequence harbors:
- the LOC131070993 gene encoding calmodulin-like protein 6 — its product is MADLKEIRRVYELLEKNADGAVTVHEICQFTNKIGIVMSVEDLRLMVGNKGAGDYGDGLQFEAFVDLYHFIFNHEEDEEENGSEDLMEAFKIFDENKDGYISCEELQRVLSRLGLIPHSQQPQECEKMICRFDSDCNGVLDFSEFKSMMSATVSP